One part of the Thermoanaerobacterium sp. CMT5567-10 genome encodes these proteins:
- a CDS encoding TrkA family potassium uptake protein, whose product MSIMIVGAGRLGSYLAQLMQERNEKVVVVEKDESRIEKLKRELKCNIVVGDGCNSDTLKKAGIIGTEIVVAATGHDEDNLIICQLAKYEFGVSRVVSRINNPQNEWLFTRDMGIDAAVSSARIIAKLIEEETEISGLTTVMNLAEGKISIVRSMVEKDSKAANRMIKDLMLPGNCVIMSIVRSNKVLLPNGSTYILPGDEVLSVVSDESKEKLKDLFDVQ is encoded by the coding sequence ATGTCGATAATGATTGTTGGTGCTGGACGATTAGGTTCATACCTAGCTCAATTGATGCAGGAAAGAAATGAGAAAGTCGTTGTTGTTGAAAAAGATGAGTCTAGAATTGAAAAACTTAAAAGAGAATTAAAGTGCAATATTGTAGTTGGGGATGGCTGTAATTCAGATACATTAAAAAAGGCAGGGATTATCGGTACTGAGATAGTTGTCGCAGCAACTGGTCATGATGAAGATAATCTTATAATATGTCAGCTTGCTAAGTATGAGTTTGGCGTATCAAGGGTGGTATCCAGGATAAATAATCCCCAAAATGAGTGGCTTTTTACAAGGGATATGGGCATTGATGCAGCTGTCAGCAGTGCCAGAATTATTGCAAAATTAATTGAAGAGGAGACAGAAATCAGCGGGCTTACGACTGTAATGAATCTTGCAGAGGGAAAAATATCCATTGTCAGAAGCATGGTGGAGAAAGATTCAAAAGCTGCAAATAGGATGATTAAAGATTTGATGCTTCCCGGTAACTGTGTGATAATGTCGATAGTCAGAAGTAATAAAGTTTTGTTGCCAAATGGCAGTACGTATATTTTGCCTGGCGATGAGGTTTTAAGCGTTGTTAGCGATGAGAGCAAGGAAAAACTGAAAGATTTGTTTGATGTGCAATAA
- a CDS encoding sodium-translocating pyrophosphatase, whose translation MNSYLFLIYGVVIIAALAIIGFIRFIFTQDKGDEKMQQISDSIKEGAMAFLNRQYKTITVLALIVAVLIIIANYYGHQSEGAGAAISYAWHVGLAFISGALCSAISGYIGMYMAVNSNVRAASGARTGLNKALQIALRGGAVTGLAVTALSLFGVATLFFAYGGASGQQELVKNAPSLIVGFGFGASFVALFAQLGGGIYTKAADVGADLVGKVEAGIPEDDPRNPAVIADLVGDNVGDCAGRGADLFESTAAENIGAMILGVGLYPVFGLKGILFPLVARAVGIIASIIGIVFVNTKDESKDPMIALNKGYFITTIVNLIVLFFAVKVMLSGHLSNGSEVNYLLLYGSAVAGILLSYVFVFLTNYYTSMSKRPVQEIAKASTTGAATNIITGISVGMESPALPVLFISAAIIIAYRLGQLALPNIATAGFYGTAIATMGMLSTTAYILAMDTFGPITDNAGGITEMSEAPESVRLVTDRLDACGNTTKALTKGYAVGSAALATFLLFSAYLDEVKKILGKPIDSWFAVDIGKPEVFIGAFIGAMIVFLFSSTAIRAVGKAAQYVILEVRRQFKENPGIMEGTSKPDYAKTVDIVTKGALKEMVIPGLIVVVAPILVGILLGKESAAAFLMVGTISGVIMALFLNNGGGAWDNAKKYIELGNYGGKKSEAHKAGVVGDTVGDPFKDTAGPSLHVLIKLISTITLVFASLFR comes from the coding sequence TTGAATTCCTATCTATTTCTAATCTATGGAGTTGTTATCATTGCAGCTCTTGCCATCATTGGGTTTATTAGGTTTATTTTTACACAAGATAAAGGTGACGAGAAGATGCAGCAGATTTCAGACTCCATAAAGGAAGGTGCAATGGCTTTTCTAAACAGGCAGTATAAAACGATAACAGTACTGGCTTTGATTGTGGCTGTTTTAATCATAATAGCAAATTATTACGGTCATCAATCAGAAGGAGCGGGTGCTGCTATTAGCTATGCATGGCATGTAGGATTGGCATTTATATCCGGAGCTTTGTGCTCAGCTATATCAGGCTACATAGGCATGTACATGGCAGTTAATTCAAATGTCAGAGCAGCAAGTGGTGCAAGAACAGGTCTTAATAAAGCATTACAGATTGCTTTAAGAGGAGGGGCAGTGACAGGCCTTGCAGTGACTGCGTTGTCTCTCTTTGGTGTTGCTACTTTGTTCTTTGCATATGGCGGTGCTTCAGGACAACAGGAATTGGTTAAAAATGCTCCATCATTGATAGTAGGCTTTGGATTTGGTGCTTCATTTGTAGCATTGTTTGCACAGCTAGGCGGTGGTATATATACAAAAGCTGCTGACGTAGGTGCTGACCTTGTCGGCAAGGTAGAAGCAGGCATTCCAGAGGACGACCCAAGAAATCCTGCAGTAATCGCTGATTTGGTTGGCGATAACGTCGGAGACTGTGCCGGAAGAGGAGCTGACCTTTTCGAGTCAACAGCCGCTGAAAATATAGGTGCAATGATATTGGGTGTAGGCTTGTATCCTGTCTTTGGATTAAAGGGCATACTGTTTCCACTAGTGGCTCGTGCAGTAGGTATAATTGCTTCAATTATTGGCATTGTATTCGTAAACACAAAAGACGAATCAAAAGATCCTATGATAGCTTTAAATAAAGGCTACTTTATTACGACAATAGTAAATCTAATCGTTCTCTTCTTTGCAGTAAAGGTTATGCTTTCAGGGCATTTGTCAAATGGTTCTGAAGTCAACTACTTACTTCTTTACGGTTCAGCAGTTGCAGGCATACTTTTAAGCTACGTATTTGTATTTTTGACAAATTACTATACTTCTATGAGTAAAAGACCAGTTCAAGAGATCGCAAAGGCTTCAACAACAGGTGCTGCGACAAATATAATCACAGGTATTTCTGTAGGTATGGAGTCTCCGGCACTTCCTGTACTGTTTATTTCAGCAGCAATAATTATTGCATATAGGCTTGGTCAGCTTGCACTTCCTAATATAGCAACGGCAGGCTTCTACGGTACTGCTATAGCTACAATGGGAATGTTATCTACAACTGCTTATATATTAGCAATGGATACATTTGGACCTATCACTGACAATGCTGGCGGAATCACTGAAATGTCTGAAGCTCCTGAGTCAGTAAGGCTTGTGACAGATAGACTTGACGCATGTGGAAATACGACAAAAGCTTTGACAAAAGGATATGCAGTAGGATCTGCAGCTTTAGCTACTTTCTTGCTATTTTCTGCATACCTTGATGAAGTAAAGAAAATATTAGGTAAACCTATCGATTCCTGGTTTGCTGTAGATATAGGTAAACCTGAGGTTTTCATAGGAGCATTTATAGGAGCTATGATAGTATTTCTTTTCAGCTCTACAGCTATAAGAGCTGTTGGTAAAGCGGCTCAATACGTCATACTGGAGGTAAGAAGGCAATTTAAGGAAAATCCAGGTATAATGGAAGGCACATCAAAGCCAGACTATGCAAAAACAGTGGACATTGTTACAAAAGGCGCATTGAAAGAGATGGTTATCCCTGGTCTTATAGTCGTTGTTGCGCCTATCTTAGTGGGAATTTTACTTGGCAAAGAATCCGCAGCAGCGTTTTTGATGGTTGGCACTATATCTGGTGTAATAATGGCGTTGTTCTTGAATAACGGTGGCGGTGCTTGGGATAATGCTAAAAAATATATTGAATTAGGTAATTACGGTGGCAAAAAGTCTGAAGCCCATAAAGCAGGTGTCGTAGGTGATACAGTAGGTGATCCATTTAAAGATACGGCAGGTCCTTCCTTGCACGTTTTAATAAAACTTATAAGCACTATTACGTTAGTATTTGCATCTTTGTTTAGATAA
- a CDS encoding ribonucleoside triphosphate reductase: MENAMKVIKRNGMEEEFNKEKIANAVYKAFEAVDEGEYSDALKIADEVTKYIEENFDGYANVEQIQDIVEQFLIRGGFAKAAKAYILYRKQHQDMREFKNMFMDIEKMVDEYIGKLDWRVNENSNMSYSLQGLNNHIASTITANYWLNKIYPKEVRDAHVNGDLHIHDLSLLSVYCCGWDLKDLLISGFTGVEGKVQSKPPKHFRSALGQIVNFFYTLQGEAAGAQAFSNFDTYLAPFIYYDKLSYKEVKQSLQEFIFNINVPTRVGFQTPFTNITMDLVVPDILADEPVIIGGKAMNRSYKEFQKEMDMLNMAFAEVMMEGDANGRIFTFPIPTYNITKDFDWESPVIDKIMEMTAKYGLPYFSNFVNSDLNPEDARSMCCRLRLDNRELRKRGGGLFGANPLTGSIGVVTINMPRIGFLSKTKDEFFKRLEKQMDTARKSLEIKRKVLEKMTEMGLYPYSKFYLRDIKKRFGSYWQNHFNTIGLIGMNEALLNFMGVGITSDEGRNFAIEVLDFMRHKLEEYQMESNYLYNLEASPAEGASYRLAKKDKELYKDIITEGDDVPYYTNSTQLPVDFTEDIFTALDLQDELQTKYTGGTVFHGFIGESISDPNTCKELVKKIAYNYRLPYYTITPTFSICDNHGYISGEHFTCPQCGKECEVYSRVVGYYRPLQNWNEGKKKEFADRKEFVI, encoded by the coding sequence TTGGAAAACGCAATGAAGGTTATTAAAAGAAATGGTATGGAAGAAGAATTCAACAAAGAAAAGATTGCAAATGCTGTATACAAGGCGTTTGAAGCAGTTGATGAAGGAGAATACAGTGATGCCTTAAAGATAGCTGACGAAGTTACAAAGTACATAGAAGAAAATTTTGATGGATATGCAAATGTGGAACAGATTCAGGACATAGTTGAGCAGTTTTTGATAAGAGGCGGCTTTGCAAAAGCTGCAAAAGCATATATCTTGTACAGAAAACAGCATCAAGATATGAGAGAATTTAAAAACATGTTTATGGATATTGAAAAGATGGTTGATGAATACATAGGGAAATTGGACTGGAGAGTAAATGAAAACAGCAACATGAGTTACTCGCTTCAAGGGTTAAATAACCATATAGCAAGCACGATTACAGCAAATTACTGGTTGAATAAGATATATCCAAAAGAAGTGAGAGACGCACATGTAAATGGTGATTTGCATATCCACGATTTAAGCCTTTTATCAGTGTACTGCTGCGGATGGGATTTGAAAGATTTGCTTATTTCGGGTTTTACAGGTGTAGAGGGAAAAGTTCAAAGTAAGCCACCTAAGCATTTTAGATCAGCATTAGGTCAAATTGTCAACTTTTTCTATACGCTTCAAGGTGAAGCGGCAGGTGCACAAGCATTTTCTAATTTTGATACTTATTTAGCTCCATTTATATATTACGATAAGCTGTCGTATAAAGAAGTAAAGCAGTCCTTACAGGAATTTATATTTAATATAAATGTTCCAACAAGAGTAGGTTTTCAAACTCCATTTACAAATATAACGATGGATCTCGTCGTTCCTGATATATTAGCTGATGAGCCTGTAATAATTGGCGGCAAAGCCATGAATAGATCATATAAAGAATTTCAAAAAGAAATGGATATGTTAAATATGGCATTTGCTGAAGTCATGATGGAAGGTGACGCAAATGGAAGGATATTTACTTTCCCTATACCGACATACAATATTACAAAAGATTTTGATTGGGAAAGCCCTGTTATAGATAAAATTATGGAGATGACCGCAAAATACGGCCTTCCCTATTTCAGCAATTTTGTCAACAGCGATCTAAACCCAGAAGATGCCCGCTCGATGTGTTGCCGGTTAAGGCTTGATAACAGAGAGCTGAGAAAGCGGGGTGGCGGACTTTTTGGTGCTAATCCTCTTACAGGATCAATAGGTGTTGTAACGATAAACATGCCTAGAATTGGATTTTTATCAAAGACAAAAGATGAATTTTTCAAAAGATTAGAAAAACAGATGGACACAGCAAGAAAAAGCTTAGAGATAAAGAGAAAAGTACTGGAGAAAATGACTGAAATGGGTTTATACCCATACTCAAAGTTTTACTTGAGGGATATAAAAAAGAGGTTTGGTTCTTATTGGCAAAACCATTTTAATACAATAGGACTAATTGGCATGAATGAAGCACTTTTGAATTTCATGGGTGTTGGCATAACAAGCGATGAAGGAAGAAATTTTGCTATAGAAGTATTGGATTTTATGCGGCATAAACTGGAAGAATATCAGATGGAGTCAAATTATCTTTATAACTTGGAAGCATCACCAGCAGAAGGTGCATCATATAGATTAGCAAAGAAAGACAAAGAATTGTACAAAGATATAATTACAGAAGGCGATGATGTGCCGTATTACACGAATTCTACACAGCTTCCTGTCGACTTTACCGAAGACATATTTACGGCTCTTGATTTGCAGGATGAACTGCAGACAAAATACACAGGTGGGACTGTATTTCACGGATTTATCGGTGAAAGCATAAGCGATCCTAATACTTGCAAAGAATTAGTAAAGAAGATAGCATACAACTATAGGCTTCCTTATTATACCATTACGCCCACATTCTCAATATGTGACAACCACGGTTATATATCTGGAGAACATTTTACTTGCCCGCAATGTGGTAAAGAGTGCGAAGTTTACAGCAGAGTTGTTGGCTACTATAGGCCACTTCAAAACTGGAATGAAGGCAAGAAAAAGGAATTTGCAGACAGGAAGGAATTTGTAATATGA
- a CDS encoding anaerobic ribonucleoside-triphosphate reductase activating protein: MMYDYMMVSLVDYPGKVASTVFTSGCNFTCPYCHNSQLIDLQKSIKSEEEFIDYLKKRKNLIDGVCITGGEPTLWKDLKNFIKTIKDLGFSVKLDTNGSRPNVIEDLLNDNLLDYIAMDVKAPKNKYGLFVKNNEDIGRIVKSINLIKNSGIDYEFRTTVNKKLLSTDDFLSIANMISVCKRYVLQRYKYSEGVLNKDLCGEGQCDIEYLLMIKEMINDKIEEILIR; the protein is encoded by the coding sequence ATGATGTATGATTACATGATGGTGTCGTTGGTAGATTATCCTGGAAAGGTTGCATCTACTGTTTTTACAAGTGGATGCAACTTTACCTGTCCTTATTGTCACAACAGCCAATTGATTGATTTGCAGAAATCTATAAAAAGTGAAGAAGAATTTATAGATTATCTAAAGAAAAGAAAAAATCTCATAGATGGCGTTTGCATAACAGGCGGAGAGCCTACACTTTGGAAAGACTTGAAAAACTTCATTAAAACAATAAAAGATTTGGGATTCAGCGTCAAGCTGGATACAAATGGCTCCAGGCCTAATGTAATAGAAGATTTGCTTAATGATAATCTTTTGGACTACATTGCTATGGATGTAAAAGCACCTAAAAATAAATACGGTTTATTCGTAAAAAACAATGAAGATATAGGGAGAATTGTAAAAAGCATTAATTTAATTAAAAACTCTGGAATAGATTATGAATTCAGGACGACTGTAAATAAAAAATTGCTTTCTACAGATGATTTTTTATCTATAGCAAATATGATATCTGTTTGCAAAAGATATGTACTGCAAAGATACAAATACTCAGAAGGCGTACTAAATAAGGATTTGTGCGGTGAAGGTCAATGCGACATTGAATATTTGCTAATGATAAAAGAGATGATAAATGATAAAATCGAAGAAATACTAATAAGATAG
- a CDS encoding VOC family protein, translating to MDKNLLGTNIVTQIGIIVKDIDEASQTYADFFGVLKPKWNWTDGYEKSHAEFNGKPSDARAKLAFFDMGQLQIELIEPDENISTWREFLDKHGEGVHHIAFQVKDMDEKIKALEQNDMSLVQKGDYEGGRYAYIDTFSKLKVITELLENF from the coding sequence ATGGACAAGAATTTGTTAGGCACTAATATCGTTACACAGATAGGCATAATAGTGAAAGACATTGATGAAGCTTCACAGACTTATGCAGACTTTTTTGGAGTTTTAAAGCCTAAGTGGAATTGGACAGATGGTTACGAGAAGTCACATGCTGAATTTAATGGGAAACCATCTGATGCCCGTGCAAAGCTTGCCTTTTTTGATATGGGCCAGCTTCAAATAGAGCTTATTGAGCCAGATGAAAACATAAGCACCTGGAGAGAGTTTTTGGATAAACACGGGGAAGGTGTACATCACATAGCGTTTCAAGTAAAAGACATGGATGAAAAGATAAAAGCATTAGAGCAAAATGATATGAGCCTAGTCCAAAAAGGTGATTACGAAGGCGGGAGATATGCTTACATAGATACTTTTTCAAAGTTAAAGGTAATCACAGAGCTTTTAGAGAATTTCTAA
- a CDS encoding LacI family DNA-binding transcriptional regulator, with translation MKKVTLQDIAEVIGVSKNTVSKALRGAEGVSAEMRSRILETAMKMGYKKIKDIPNKILNVTILCRADFLIESTFWSNVLYGIESAARNNNLKLSITGIDVEGEENLSIPSTITKDTTNGIIIVGTLNDEFIKKVKATKIPFVVVDHYSNAIDCDYINTANENGIYKAVKYLYDNGHRKIGFIGNNEWAFSFRQRYYSYVRSMEELGMYVDNDYVWLDINLKGAEFFRDPEYFKRNISITEDFPTAWVCANDKIALAFMRSLEDMGVKVPQEVSVVGFDNIEMSAYSHPGLTTIDIPKSSLGEKAVNQLLYRMNNPEKPYEDIKLYTRLVIRSSVKEID, from the coding sequence ATGAAAAAAGTAACCTTACAAGATATTGCAGAAGTTATAGGTGTATCAAAAAATACTGTATCAAAAGCACTGAGAGGTGCTGAAGGTGTAAGTGCAGAAATGAGAAGCAGGATATTAGAGACAGCAATGAAGATGGGATACAAAAAGATAAAAGACATTCCCAATAAAATCTTAAATGTAACCATACTTTGCAGAGCGGACTTCCTTATTGAGTCAACTTTTTGGTCTAATGTCCTGTATGGAATTGAAAGTGCCGCCAGAAACAATAATTTAAAATTAAGTATTACAGGCATTGATGTAGAAGGTGAAGAAAATCTAAGCATTCCTAGTACAATTACGAAAGATACCACAAACGGAATCATAATAGTAGGTACTTTGAATGATGAATTTATTAAAAAGGTTAAAGCAACAAAAATACCATTTGTTGTTGTAGACCATTACAGCAATGCAATTGATTGTGATTATATAAATACGGCAAATGAAAACGGAATATATAAAGCAGTAAAATATCTTTACGACAATGGACACAGAAAGATAGGATTTATTGGCAACAATGAGTGGGCCTTCAGTTTCAGACAGAGGTATTACTCATATGTAAGAAGTATGGAAGAACTTGGAATGTATGTTGACAACGATTATGTATGGCTTGATATAAATCTAAAGGGTGCCGAATTTTTCAGAGATCCAGAATATTTCAAAAGAAACATTTCTATAACAGAAGATTTTCCAACAGCATGGGTTTGCGCCAATGATAAAATTGCATTAGCATTTATGAGAAGCTTGGAAGATATGGGTGTAAAAGTGCCTCAGGAAGTTTCGGTTGTAGGATTTGACAATATTGAAATGAGTGCCTATTCTCATCCTGGACTTACGACAATAGATATACCTAAAAGCTCACTTGGAGAAAAAGCTGTCAATCAGCTTTTGTACAGAATGAATAATCCTGAAAAACCGTACGAAGATATAAAGCTGTATACGCGGCTTGTAATTCGCAGTTCAGTTAAAGAGATAGATTAG